From the Leptospira inadai serovar Lyme str. 10 genome, the window TGCGCTTGCGATACTTTTCCCGCGGGTAGGAAGATAATTGCAGGAATGCCGGCCTTGGCCGCATAAGAGGCAAGGGCGGCAGAAGTATCGCCCGAGCTTGCACACGCAACGGCACGAATATTCACTCCGTTACTCAGCATGTGCTTAACCTGACTCAAGAGCGCGGTCATTCCTAGATCCTTGAATGAACCGGTGTGGGAGATCCCACATTGCTTGATCCAAAATCCTCCCAGACCTAGATCCTTGGTCAACCTCTCGGACGAGAATAGATGGGAAAGACCTTCACCGGAGCTGACTATATTCTTATCTTCCACATGCGGAAGCACCCATTCCCGCTTATTCCAAATCCCGGAACTATTAGGAAACTTTACGGAGCGAAATCTGGAGTCGAATAAATCCTTCCAATCCTTTCCGGACTTTTCCTTTAAGGCTTCCAGATCGTGCGAAACCTGTAAAAGACTGCCGCATTTGCGGCATTCATAGACGATATCATTCAAATCATAAGCGGTTCCGCAGGATTCGTTAATGCAACGAAATTCCGCCTTATACCGGGTAAGGGTAGAGCTCATACTTTAGATAGAGTTCAGGATGTCCTTTTTTTTGGAATCAAATTCTTCCTGAGTGATCAACCCTTGATCGAGCATAGTTTTGAGTTTGGCAAGCCTTGCTGTTGCATCGTTTTGCCCGTTGGCGGCGGCATTATTATTCTGATTTTGGCCCATCATATTCGCCATCATGTTCGCCATATTCATTCCCATTCCTAGTCCCATTCCTGCCGACATACCTTCTCCGGCATTACCACCCGGATTGCCTGCCGCAGTCTCTCCGATATCGAGCATTCTCTTTTGCTGATACATTCCGCCGAGTGTTTCGATTTCGAATTTATCGGTAAGAACTTTCTGGATTTTTTGGAAATTCGGATCGTTTTGATCGAAGTTAATGGATTGAACAAGGAAATCTACGACTTCGATTCCATATTTTGCAAAGTCGGGTTGAACCTTCGTTTTCCCCGCAGAAGAAGCCTCATCCAAATGTTGGCTTAATCGGGTAATCGGTTCTCCGCTTTTGAGAACTACTTCGGCTAGAAAATCGCTGAGCCGAGTAATTACCATCGGTTTTAGAAGATTATCGACTTGATCGGTACTATAAGCGCCCTTGGCTCCCACGACCGTTGTCGCGAAAGATTTGGAATCAACCACTTTAATATTATAAGTTCCGAATGCTCTGACGCCCAAAGTGATCATGTATTTCGGATCTTCCACTTGGATGGGTGCAGGCGTGCCCCACTTTAACTGAACTAGGGCCTTATTTACGTAAACGACTTCCGCGGTAAAAGGAGTCTGTCCTCCAAAAGG encodes:
- a CDS encoding SPFH domain-containing protein codes for the protein MALIDVIKYEGNPGELVWKFPRNDISTFGQLIVNESQEVIFFKEGKALDVFGPGTHTLKTGNVPILEKLVNLPFGGQTPFTAEVVYVNKALVQLKWGTPAPIQVEDPKYMITLGVRAFGTYNIKVVDSKSFATTVVGAKGAYSTDQVDNLLKPMVITRLSDFLAEVVLKSGEPITRLSQHLDEASSAGKTKVQPDFAKYGIEVVDFLVQSINFDQNDPNFQKIQKVLTDKFEIETLGGMYQQKRMLDIGETAAGNPGGNAGEGMSAGMGLGMGMNMANMMANMMGQNQNNNAAANGQNDATARLAKLKTMLDQGLITQEEFDSKKKDILNSI